One window from the genome of Pseudomonas frederiksbergensis encodes:
- the ptsP gene encoding phosphoenolpyruvate--protein phosphotransferase yields the protein MLELTLEQISMAQVAVDKDAALQLLADKLVADGLVAEGYLAGLQAREAQGSTFLGQGIAIPHGTPQTRDLVYSTGVRLLQFPEGVDWGDGQIVYLAIGIAAKSDEHLRLLQLLTRALGETDLGQALRRAGSAEALLKLLQGAPQELALDAQMIGLGVSADDFEELVWRGARLLRQADCVSNGFAGVLQQVDALPLGDGLWWLHSEQTVKRPGLAFVTPDKPIRYLGQPLSGLFCLASLGEAHQALLERLCALLIEGRGHELGRATSSRKVLEVLGGELPADWPSARIGLANAHGLHARPAKILAQLAKRFEGEIRVRIVDGQDSAVSVKSLSKLLSLGARRGQVLEFIAEPGIAADALPALLAAVEEGLGEEVEPLPPPSAPRETTIAEVATVLLAPESGSLIQAVAAAPGIAIGPAHIQVQQDIDYPLRGESPAIERERLQKALGQVRRDIQGLIERAKAKAIREIFITHQEMLDDPELTDEVDTRLKLGESAQAAWMGVIEAAAKEQEALQDALLAERAADLRDVGRRVLAQLCGIETPAEPDQPYILVMDEVGPSDVARLDPARVAGILTARGGATAHSAIVARALGIPALVGAGAAVLLLAPGTSLLLDGQRGRLHVDPDAATLQRAAEERDTREQRLKVAAEQRHQPALTRDGHAVEVFANVGESAGVTSAVEQGAEGIGLLRTELIFMAHTEAPDEATQEAEYRKVLEGLAGRPLVVRTLDVGGDKPLPYWPIAKEENPFLGVRGIRLTLQRPQVMEAQLRALLRSADNRPLRIMFPMVGSVDEWRQARDMTERLRREIPVADLQLGIMIEVPSAALLAPVLAREVDFFSVGTNDLTQYTLAIDRGHPTLSAQADGLHPAVLQLIDITVRAAHAHGKWVGVCGELAADPLAVPVLVGLGVDELSVSARSIAEVKARVRELSLAQVQTLAREALAVGSADDVRALVEAL from the coding sequence ATGCTCGAGCTCACTCTAGAGCAGATATCCATGGCCCAGGTGGCTGTGGATAAAGACGCCGCGCTGCAACTGCTCGCTGACAAACTGGTGGCCGATGGCCTGGTAGCCGAGGGCTATCTTGCCGGCTTGCAGGCCCGCGAGGCCCAGGGCTCGACCTTTCTTGGCCAAGGTATCGCCATCCCCCACGGCACCCCGCAGACCCGCGACCTGGTTTACTCCACCGGCGTGCGCTTGCTGCAATTCCCCGAAGGCGTGGATTGGGGCGATGGCCAGATCGTTTACCTGGCGATCGGCATCGCGGCGAAATCCGACGAACACCTGCGTTTGCTGCAACTGCTGACCCGTGCCCTCGGCGAGACCGACCTGGGCCAGGCCCTGCGCCGCGCCGGTTCCGCCGAAGCCCTGTTGAAATTGTTGCAAGGCGCGCCGCAGGAACTGGCGCTGGATGCACAGATGATCGGCCTCGGCGTGTCGGCCGACGACTTCGAAGAGCTGGTTTGGCGCGGCGCTCGGTTGCTGCGCCAGGCCGATTGCGTGAGCAACGGTTTTGCCGGCGTGCTGCAGCAGGTCGATGCGTTGCCCCTCGGCGACGGGCTCTGGTGGCTGCACAGCGAACAGACCGTCAAGCGCCCGGGCCTGGCCTTCGTTACGCCGGACAAACCCATTCGTTACCTCGGCCAACCCTTGAGCGGACTGTTCTGCCTGGCGAGTCTCGGGGAAGCGCACCAAGCCTTGTTGGAAAGACTCTGCGCATTGCTGATCGAAGGTCGCGGCCATGAACTGGGTCGCGCCACCAGCAGCCGCAAGGTCCTGGAAGTGCTGGGCGGCGAGTTGCCTGCCGATTGGCCCAGTGCGCGTATCGGCCTGGCCAACGCCCATGGTTTGCATGCGCGTCCGGCGAAAATCCTCGCACAACTGGCCAAGCGCTTCGAAGGCGAGATCCGCGTGCGCATCGTCGACGGCCAGGACAGCGCCGTGTCGGTGAAGAGCCTGAGCAAGCTGCTGAGCCTGGGCGCCCGTCGCGGTCAGGTCCTGGAGTTCATTGCCGAACCGGGTATTGCCGCCGATGCGTTGCCGGCGTTGCTGGCGGCCGTCGAAGAAGGCCTTGGCGAAGAAGTCGAACCGCTGCCGCCACCGAGTGCGCCACGGGAAACCACCATTGCCGAAGTCGCCACGGTGCTGCTGGCGCCCGAATCCGGCAGCCTGATCCAGGCCGTCGCCGCCGCGCCGGGCATCGCCATCGGCCCGGCGCATATCCAGGTGCAGCAAGACATCGATTATCCGCTGCGTGGCGAGTCCCCGGCGATCGAGCGCGAGCGCCTGCAAAAAGCCCTGGGCCAAGTGCGTCGGGATATCCAGGGGCTGATCGAGCGGGCGAAGGCCAAGGCCATCCGCGAGATCTTCATCACCCACCAGGAGATGCTCGACGACCCGGAACTGACCGACGAAGTCGACACCCGCCTGAAACTCGGCGAGAGCGCGCAAGCGGCGTGGATGGGGGTGATCGAGGCCGCCGCGAAAGAGCAGGAAGCCCTGCAGGATGCGTTGCTTGCCGAACGTGCCGCGGATCTGCGGGACGTCGGTCGTCGAGTGCTGGCGCAGTTGTGCGGCATCGAGACTCCGGCTGAACCGGATCAACCGTACATCCTGGTGATGGACGAAGTCGGCCCGTCCGATGTCGCTCGCCTGGACCCGGCCCGCGTGGCGGGGATTCTTACCGCACGTGGCGGCGCCACCGCCCACAGCGCCATCGTCGCCCGCGCCTTGGGCATTCCGGCCTTGGTGGGCGCGGGTGCTGCGGTGTTGCTGTTGGCGCCGGGCACCTCCTTGCTGCTGGACGGCCAACGCGGTCGCCTGCATGTCGATCCGGACGCCGCGACCCTGCAACGGGCCGCCGAAGAGCGCGATACCCGCGAACAGCGCCTCAAGGTCGCTGCCGAGCAACGGCACCAACCAGCGCTGACCCGCGACGGTCATGCCGTGGAAGTGTTCGCCAACGTCGGCGAAAGCGCTGGCGTCACCAGCGCGGTGGAGCAGGGCGCCGAAGGCATCGGCCTGCTGCGCACCGAGTTGATCTTCATGGCCCACACCGAGGCTCCGGACGAAGCGACCCAGGAAGCCGAATACCGCAAGGTGCTCGAGGGCCTGGCCGGTCGGCCGCTAGTGGTGCGCACCCTCGATGTGGGCGGTGACAAACCGCTGCCTTACTGGCCGATCGCCAAAGAAGAAAACCCTTTCCTCGGCGTGCGCGGTATCCGCCTGACATTGCAACGTCCGCAGGTCATGGAAGCACAGCTGCGTGCCCTGTTGCGCTCCGCCGACAACCGTCCCCTACGGATCATGTTCCCCATGGTCGGCAGCGTCGACGAGTGGCGCCAGGCCCGGGACATGACCGAACGGCTGCGTCGGGAAATCCCTGTGGCGGACTTGCAGTTGGGCATCATGATCGAAGTGCCGTCCGCCGCGCTGCTGGCCCCGGTGCTCGCCCGGGAAGTCGATTTTTTCAGCGTCGGGACCAACGACCTGACGCAATACACCCTGGCGATCGACCGTGGTCACCCGACCCTGTCGGCCCAGGCCGATGGCTTGCACCCGGCGGTGTTGCAGCTGATCGACATCACCGTGCGCGCCGCCCATGCCCATGGCAAATGGGTGGGTGTGTGTGGCGAGCTGGCGGCCGATCCGCTGGCGGTGCCGGTGCTGGTGGGCCTGGGCGTCGACGAGCTGAGTGTCTCGGCCCGCAGCATTGCCGAGGTCAAGGCGCGGGTCCGCGAATTGAGCCTGGCGCAAGTACAAACCCTGGCCCGAGAGGCATTGGCCGTGGGCAGCGCCGATGACGTGCGCGCATTAGTGGAGGCGCTGTAA
- a CDS encoding alkaline phosphatase D family protein, translating to MSEFDLGRRRVMQVVGAGLLLPGLAPAVIASVKDRPVLTEGVQSGDLQGDRAMIWSRSDRPARMVVEWDTRSQFSNPRRFVSALADSRSDFTARVELTGLPRDQAIFYRVHFEDAQSGVASEPWLGHLRSVPQFKRNIRFVWSGDTVGQGFGINPDIGGMRIYEAMRLRLPDFFIHSGDTIYADGPVPAQITTEGGRIWRNLTTEAKSKVAETLDEYRGNYRYNLMDENVRRFNAEVPQIWQWDDHEVVNNWSPGKQLDERYQTKDIHSLVGRARQAWLEYAPMRRQKADGGGRIYRKLGYGPLLDVFVLDMRSYREANDANLGAAKPFLGREQLNWLKRELKQSRAQWKVIAADMPIGLGVPDGEVSPGVPRWEAVANGDPGEAQGRELEIAELLGYLRKHQVRNYVWLTADVHYCAAHHYHPEHAAFQDFEPFWEFVAGPLNAGSFGPNALDKTFGPEVVFQKAPPAQNTSPFAGYQFFGEVNIDGQSGEMSVVLRDLEGVAVFEKKLQPV from the coding sequence ATGAGCGAATTCGATCTGGGCCGTCGCCGTGTCATGCAAGTCGTCGGCGCTGGTTTATTGCTGCCCGGGCTGGCTCCGGCGGTGATCGCTTCGGTCAAGGACCGGCCAGTGCTGACCGAAGGCGTGCAGTCCGGCGACTTGCAGGGCGACCGGGCGATGATCTGGAGTCGCAGCGACCGCCCGGCGCGGATGGTGGTGGAATGGGACACCCGTAGTCAGTTCTCCAATCCCCGGCGCTTTGTCTCGGCGCTGGCCGACAGCCGCAGCGATTTCACCGCCCGGGTCGAACTCACCGGTTTGCCCCGCGACCAGGCGATTTTCTATCGCGTGCATTTCGAAGACGCCCAGAGCGGGGTAGCCAGCGAACCTTGGCTCGGCCATCTGCGCAGCGTCCCGCAGTTCAAGCGCAACATCCGTTTTGTCTGGAGCGGCGATACCGTCGGCCAGGGCTTCGGCATCAACCCGGACATCGGTGGGATGCGCATCTACGAAGCCATGCGCCTGCGCCTGCCGGATTTCTTTATCCACAGCGGCGATACCATCTACGCCGACGGCCCGGTGCCGGCGCAGATTACCACCGAGGGTGGCCGTATCTGGCGCAACCTCACCACCGAAGCCAAGAGCAAGGTCGCCGAGACTTTGGACGAATATCGGGGCAACTACCGCTACAACCTGATGGATGAAAACGTGCGTCGCTTCAACGCCGAAGTGCCGCAGATCTGGCAATGGGACGACCACGAGGTCGTCAACAACTGGTCGCCGGGCAAGCAACTGGACGAGCGCTACCAGACCAAGGATATCCACAGCTTGGTGGGGCGTGCGCGACAGGCCTGGCTGGAATACGCGCCGATGCGCCGGCAGAAGGCCGACGGCGGCGGGCGCATCTACCGCAAGCTCGGTTACGGGCCGCTGCTGGATGTGTTCGTGCTGGACATGCGCAGTTACCGCGAAGCCAATGACGCCAACCTCGGCGCGGCGAAACCGTTCCTCGGGCGCGAGCAGTTGAACTGGCTCAAGCGTGAATTGAAGCAGTCCCGGGCGCAGTGGAAAGTCATCGCCGCCGACATGCCCATCGGCTTGGGTGTGCCGGATGGCGAAGTCAGCCCCGGCGTGCCGCGCTGGGAAGCGGTTGCCAACGGTGACCCGGGCGAGGCCCAGGGCCGTGAGTTGGAAATCGCCGAACTGCTCGGCTACCTGCGCAAGCATCAGGTGCGCAACTACGTCTGGCTGACCGCCGATGTGCACTATTGCGCCGCCCATCACTACCATCCCGAACACGCTGCGTTCCAGGATTTCGAACCGTTCTGGGAGTTCGTCGCCGGGCCGCTGAATGCCGGAAGTTTCGGGCCCAATGCCCTGGACAAGACCTTTGGCCCCGAAGTGGTGTTCCAGAAAGCCCCTCCGGCCCAGAACACCTCGCCGTTTGCCGGCTACCAGTTTTTCGGCGAGGTGAACATCGACGGGCAGAGCGGGGAAATGAGCGTGGTGCTGCGGGACCTGGAAGGCGTGGCGGTGTTCGAGAAGAAGCTACAACCGGTTTGA
- the pfkB gene encoding 1-phosphofructokinase: MAKILTLTLNPALDLTVELARLEPGQVNRSDAMHAHAAGKGVNVAQVLADLGHTLTVSGFLGEDNAQVFETLFAQRGFVDGFIRVPGETRSNIKLAEQDGRITDLNGPGPMVDEAAQQALLARLEQIAPGHDAVVVAGSLPRGVSPQWLQALITRLKKLGLNVALDTSGEALRVALAAGPWLIKPNTEELADALGCDVVTELAQAQAARQLHSQGVEHVVISHGADGVNWFSVGSALHASPPKVTVASTVGAGDSLLAGMLHGLLGAHAPEQTLRTATAIAAMAVTQIGFGIHDTALLASLEQGVRVRPLTEQ, translated from the coding sequence ATGGCGAAGATTCTTACCCTGACCCTCAACCCGGCGCTCGACCTCACGGTGGAGTTGGCGCGCCTGGAACCGGGCCAGGTCAACCGCAGCGACGCCATGCACGCCCACGCGGCCGGCAAGGGTGTGAACGTGGCCCAGGTGTTGGCCGACCTCGGCCATACGCTGACGGTCAGCGGTTTCCTGGGAGAAGACAACGCCCAGGTGTTCGAGACATTGTTCGCCCAGCGTGGCTTTGTTGACGGCTTCATCCGTGTTCCTGGCGAAACCCGCAGCAACATCAAGCTGGCCGAGCAGGACGGGCGCATCACCGACCTCAACGGCCCCGGCCCGATGGTCGATGAAGCCGCGCAGCAGGCGTTGCTGGCGCGCCTCGAGCAAATTGCTCCTGGCCATGACGCGGTGGTCGTCGCCGGTAGCTTGCCCCGAGGCGTCAGTCCGCAATGGTTGCAGGCGCTGATTACCCGGCTGAAAAAGCTCGGCTTGAACGTCGCCCTCGACACCAGCGGCGAGGCCCTGCGTGTCGCCCTGGCGGCAGGGCCATGGCTGATCAAGCCCAACACCGAGGAATTGGCCGATGCCCTGGGTTGCGATGTGGTCACTGAGCTGGCCCAAGCCCAAGCGGCTCGGCAGCTGCATAGCCAAGGCGTGGAACATGTAGTGATTTCCCATGGGGCCGACGGTGTGAATTGGTTCAGCGTCGGTTCAGCGCTGCATGCCTCGCCACCCAAGGTCACGGTTGCCAGCACCGTCGGCGCTGGTGATTCGCTGCTGGCCGGCATGCTGCACGGATTGCTCGGTGCCCACGCGCCGGAGCAAACCCTGCGCACCGCGACGGCCATTGCTGCCATGGCGGTCACGCAGATCGGTTTTGGTATCCACGACACCGCGTTGCTGGCGTCGCTTGAACAGGGCGTGCGCGTGCGCCCCCTGACAGAACAATAA
- the cra gene encoding catabolite repressor/activator, with the protein MKLSDIAQLAGVSVTTASYVINGKAEQQRISNATVERVRAVVEEHGFTPNPQAAGLRSRHTRTLGFILPDLENPSYARIAKLLEQGARARGYQLLIASSDDAPDSERQLLQLFRARRCDALIVASCLPADDDSYRQLQAKGIPIIAIDRVMEPAHFCSVISDDRQASLQLTRSLLETNPRQIALISARPELSISQERTAGFREALEGFEGQVLIEHGESFSRECGRQLMDEMLARLGHLPDALITTSYVLLQGVFDALHDFPLKARPLRLGTFGDTQLLDFLPLPVNAMSQQHQLIADKALELALTAIENDVYQPGVQAIARTFKQRIHQG; encoded by the coding sequence TTGAAACTCAGTGATATCGCACAGCTTGCCGGTGTGTCCGTGACCACCGCCAGCTACGTCATCAACGGCAAGGCCGAACAGCAACGCATCAGCAACGCGACCGTCGAACGGGTGCGGGCGGTGGTCGAGGAGCATGGCTTCACGCCCAATCCCCAGGCTGCCGGACTGCGCAGCCGACATACCCGCACGCTCGGGTTCATCCTGCCCGACCTGGAGAACCCCAGCTACGCGCGTATCGCCAAGCTGCTGGAACAAGGTGCCCGGGCCCGAGGTTATCAGTTGCTGATCGCCAGTTCCGATGATGCGCCCGACAGCGAGCGCCAACTGCTGCAACTGTTCCGTGCCCGGCGCTGCGATGCGCTGATCGTCGCCAGTTGCCTGCCCGCCGACGATGACAGTTATCGCCAGTTGCAGGCCAAGGGCATCCCGATCATCGCCATCGACCGGGTGATGGAGCCGGCGCATTTCTGCTCGGTGATCAGCGATGACCGCCAGGCCAGCCTGCAACTGACCCGCAGCCTCCTGGAGACGAACCCTCGGCAGATCGCCCTGATCAGCGCCCGCCCCGAACTGAGCATCAGCCAGGAGCGGACCGCGGGTTTCCGCGAAGCGTTGGAAGGCTTCGAAGGTCAGGTTCTGATCGAACATGGCGAATCGTTCAGCCGTGAATGCGGTCGCCAGTTGATGGACGAAATGCTCGCGCGCCTGGGCCATTTGCCCGACGCGCTGATCACCACCTCATACGTGCTGCTGCAAGGGGTGTTCGATGCCCTGCATGATTTTCCGCTCAAGGCGCGTCCACTGCGCCTGGGCACGTTTGGCGACACGCAACTGCTGGATTTCCTGCCGCTGCCAGTCAATGCCATGTCCCAACAGCACCAACTGATCGCCGACAAAGCGTTGGAACTGGCGCTGACGGCCATCGAAAACGATGTCTATCAACCCGGCGTCCAGGCGATTGCGCGGACGTTCAAGCAGCGCATTCACCAAGGCTGA
- a CDS encoding sulfite reductase flavoprotein subunit alpha, producing the protein MLKKTLFQLHWFFGITAGLVLALMGITGAVVSFQDEILRALNPQVLTVEKQPAGVLPPAELVEQIEAASGKTVNMLWVETDSGNAARVIFTAPPGEKRGPMRYFNPYNAQFMGDVVGQDFFGLMLRLHRVLTLDDVGRQITGACTLILAFFCLSGLYLRWPRQWRNWRAWLTLDWAKKGRSFNWDLHSVAGTWCLVFYLLAALTGLTWSYEWYNKGVTRLLSDSPKDERVRNRGPVPGGPAPIADYHAMWSSIYSAAGPGLSAYNVRMPPVAGQPATVFYLLKNAPHDRALNQLILDPATGVISRHSRYSDKSLKAQWLTSIYALHVGSYFGLVGRILVTAAALAMPLFFITGWLLYLDRRRKKRQVRQARQALADNPGDAPAWLIGFASQSGFAEQLAWQTAGQLQAAGLPVKVRPLAGVSEQDLNSSTRALFVVSTFGDGEGPDSVRGFERKVLGQPLSLERLQYSVLGLGDRQYENFCGFARRLHAWLAEHGGKTLFAPVEVDSGDPYALRHWQQQLAELTGQAPVDAWQAPSFEHWTLSQRTLLNPDSSGSGVYLLGLTAPGPSSWLAGDLVQILPRNAPWAIEHFLDGLGIAGVARVHVDGLQQTIEQALATRQLPQNRAHLVGLHAQALVQALAPLGMREYSIASIPADGVLELIVRQERHADGSLGIGSGWLTEHAPLGSLISLRVRRNSSFHLPPQGVPMILLGNGTGLAGLRSLLKARVAEGMQRNWLLFGERNREHDFHCRDELQEWVTCGDLERLDLAFSRDQEKKIYVQDRLLESAALLKQWLADGAVIYVCGSLQGMASGVDHVLNLVLGREEVEKLIEQGRYRRDVY; encoded by the coding sequence GTGTTGAAGAAAACCCTGTTCCAGTTGCACTGGTTTTTCGGCATCACTGCCGGGCTGGTCCTGGCGTTGATGGGCATTACCGGTGCGGTGGTGTCGTTCCAGGACGAGATCCTGCGCGCGTTGAACCCGCAGGTGCTGACGGTTGAAAAGCAACCGGCCGGAGTCCTGCCGCCTGCCGAACTGGTGGAACAGATCGAAGCCGCGTCCGGCAAGACCGTCAATATGCTCTGGGTCGAGACCGACAGCGGCAATGCCGCACGGGTGATTTTCACCGCCCCGCCCGGGGAGAAGCGCGGGCCGATGCGCTACTTCAACCCCTACAACGCGCAATTCATGGGCGATGTGGTGGGCCAGGACTTCTTTGGTTTGATGCTGCGTCTGCACCGCGTCCTGACCCTGGACGACGTGGGCCGGCAGATCACCGGCGCGTGCACGCTGATCCTGGCGTTTTTCTGCCTGTCCGGGCTCTACCTGCGCTGGCCGCGCCAATGGAGAAACTGGCGTGCCTGGCTGACCCTCGACTGGGCGAAAAAAGGCCGTAGTTTCAATTGGGACCTGCACTCCGTCGCTGGTACTTGGTGCCTGGTCTTCTATCTGCTGGCCGCCCTGACCGGGCTGACCTGGTCCTACGAGTGGTACAACAAGGGCGTGACCCGCCTGCTTTCCGATTCACCCAAGGATGAGCGCGTGCGCAACCGCGGCCCCGTACCCGGCGGCCCGGCGCCGATTGCCGACTACCACGCCATGTGGAGCAGTATCTACAGCGCCGCAGGTCCTGGCCTGTCCGCTTATAACGTGCGCATGCCGCCGGTAGCGGGACAACCGGCAACGGTGTTCTACCTGCTGAAAAACGCCCCCCATGACCGGGCGCTGAACCAACTCATCCTCGACCCAGCCACTGGTGTCATCAGCCGTCACAGCCGCTACAGCGATAAGAGCCTCAAGGCGCAATGGTTGACGAGCATTTACGCACTGCATGTCGGCAGTTATTTCGGCCTGGTGGGCCGGATCCTGGTGACCGCCGCCGCGTTGGCCATGCCGCTGTTCTTTATCACCGGGTGGCTGCTGTACCTCGACCGTCGACGCAAGAAACGCCAGGTCCGTCAGGCTCGCCAGGCGCTGGCCGACAACCCTGGTGACGCCCCGGCGTGGCTGATCGGCTTCGCCAGCCAGAGCGGTTTCGCCGAGCAACTGGCCTGGCAGACCGCCGGCCAACTCCAGGCCGCCGGATTGCCGGTGAAGGTCCGGCCACTGGCCGGTGTCAGCGAGCAGGATCTGAACAGCTCGACCCGCGCCTTGTTCGTGGTCAGCACGTTTGGCGATGGCGAAGGCCCCGACAGCGTCCGTGGTTTTGAGCGAAAAGTGCTGGGCCAGCCCCTGAGCCTGGAACGCTTGCAGTATTCGGTGCTGGGCCTGGGCGACCGCCAGTACGAGAACTTCTGCGGCTTCGCCCGTCGCCTGCATGCCTGGCTGGCGGAGCACGGCGGCAAGACGCTGTTCGCGCCAGTGGAAGTGGACAGCGGCGATCCTTACGCCTTGCGCCATTGGCAACAACAACTGGCCGAACTCACCGGCCAGGCCCCTGTGGACGCCTGGCAGGCGCCGAGCTTCGAGCACTGGACATTGAGCCAACGCACCCTGCTCAACCCCGACAGCAGTGGATCTGGCGTATATCTGCTGGGCCTCACCGCTCCGGGGCCGAGCAGTTGGCTGGCCGGCGACCTGGTGCAAATCCTGCCGCGCAATGCCCCGTGGGCGATTGAACACTTCCTCGATGGGCTGGGGATCGCCGGAGTCGCTCGGGTACACGTCGATGGCTTGCAGCAGACAATCGAACAGGCCCTGGCGACGCGCCAGTTGCCGCAAAATCGCGCCCACCTGGTCGGCCTGCACGCCCAGGCACTGGTGCAAGCATTGGCGCCACTGGGGATGCGTGAATACTCCATCGCATCGATTCCCGCCGATGGCGTGCTGGAGCTGATCGTGCGCCAGGAACGTCACGCCGATGGCAGCCTAGGCATCGGCTCCGGCTGGTTGACCGAACATGCACCGCTGGGCAGCCTTATCAGTCTGCGGGTGCGGCGCAACAGCAGCTTCCATTTGCCGCCGCAAGGCGTGCCGATGATCCTGCTGGGCAACGGCACAGGCCTGGCCGGCTTGCGCAGCTTGCTCAAGGCTCGCGTCGCCGAGGGCATGCAGCGCAACTGGCTGCTGTTTGGCGAGCGCAACCGCGAACACGATTTCCATTGCCGCGATGAGCTGCAGGAATGGGTCACCTGCGGCGATCTGGAGCGCCTGGACCTGGCTTTCTCCCGGGATCAGGAAAAGAAAATCTACGTCCAGGACCGCCTGCTGGAATCGGCGGCACTGCTCAAGCAATGGCTGGCTGACGGCGCGGTGATCTATGTCTGCGGGAGCCTGCAAGGGATGGCGTCAGGGGTCGATCACGTGCTCAACCTGGTGCTGGGCCGCGAGGAAGTGGAGAAGTTGATCGAGCAGGGGCGGTATCGGCGGGATGTGTACTGA
- a CDS encoding PTS fructose-like transporter subunit IIB, with protein MKLAIVTACPNGMVTSVLCARLLDAAAQRQGWSTSVEVHDAAHPERQLSAATLEAAEWVLLVASGPVDLSRFVGKRVFRSTPALALQDVDAVLRRGAEEAEVLGEADVLAEEPAPSTERAPRLVAITACPTGVAHTFMAAEALQQAAARLGYDLKIETQGSVGARNPLSPEAIAEADVVLLATDIEVATERFAGKKIYRCGTGIALKQAEATLKKALAEGRQESAASGASGGPAKAEKTGVYKHLLTGVSFMLPMVVAGGLMIALSFVFGIEAFKEPGTLAAALMQIGGDTAFKLMVPLLAGYIAYSIADRPGLAPGMIGGMLASTLGAGFIGGIIAGFLAGYAAKAINRYARLPQSLEALKPILIIPLLASLFTGLVMIYIVGKPVAGMLEGLTHFLDSMGTTNALLLGVLLGAMMCVDLGGPINKAAYAFSVGLLASQSYAPMAATMAAGMVPPIGLGIATFIARRKFAKTEREAGKAALVLGLCFISEGAIPFAAKDPLRVIPASIAGGALTGALSMYFGCKLMAPHGGLFVMLIPNAINHALLYLLAIVAGSLVTGVAYALLKRPEAVEMALEPAKA; from the coding sequence ATGAAATTAGCCATTGTGACGGCTTGCCCGAACGGCATGGTCACCAGTGTGTTGTGCGCCCGCCTGCTGGATGCGGCGGCCCAGCGCCAAGGTTGGAGCACCAGTGTCGAAGTCCATGACGCGGCTCACCCGGAGCGCCAATTGTCGGCGGCGACACTGGAAGCGGCCGAATGGGTATTGCTGGTTGCCAGCGGCCCGGTGGATCTGTCGCGATTCGTCGGCAAGCGGGTGTTCCGCAGCACCCCGGCCCTGGCCTTGCAAGACGTTGATGCGGTACTGCGCCGTGGCGCCGAGGAGGCCGAGGTACTGGGCGAAGCCGATGTGCTCGCCGAAGAGCCTGCGCCATCGACCGAGCGCGCCCCACGCCTGGTTGCCATCACCGCATGCCCGACCGGTGTCGCCCACACCTTCATGGCCGCCGAAGCCTTGCAACAGGCAGCGGCGCGCTTGGGCTACGACCTCAAGATCGAAACCCAGGGCTCGGTGGGCGCGCGCAATCCCTTGAGCCCCGAGGCGATTGCCGAGGCCGACGTGGTGCTGCTGGCGACCGATATCGAAGTCGCCACCGAGCGTTTTGCCGGCAAGAAGATCTATCGCTGCGGCACCGGCATTGCGTTGAAGCAGGCCGAAGCCACGCTGAAAAAAGCCTTGGCTGAAGGCCGACAGGAAAGCGCGGCGAGCGGCGCCTCCGGCGGTCCGGCGAAAGCCGAAAAGACCGGCGTCTACAAGCACTTGCTGACGGGTGTTTCCTTCATGCTGCCTATGGTGGTGGCGGGTGGCTTGATGATCGCGTTGTCGTTCGTCTTCGGCATCGAGGCCTTCAAGGAACCTGGCACCCTGGCCGCGGCGCTGATGCAGATTGGCGGCGACACCGCGTTCAAACTGATGGTGCCGCTGCTGGCGGGCTATATCGCCTATTCCATTGCCGACCGACCCGGCCTGGCCCCAGGCATGATCGGCGGGATGCTGGCCAGCACCCTGGGCGCCGGTTTCATCGGTGGGATCATCGCCGGTTTCCTGGCCGGTTACGCGGCCAAGGCGATCAACCGCTACGCACGTTTGCCCCAGAGCCTGGAAGCGCTCAAGCCAATCCTGATCATTCCATTGCTGGCGAGCCTGTTCACTGGCCTGGTGATGATCTACATCGTCGGCAAGCCGGTGGCGGGCATGCTTGAGGGCTTGACGCACTTCCTCGACAGCATGGGCACCACCAACGCGTTGCTGCTGGGCGTGCTGCTGGGGGCGATGATGTGCGTCGACCTCGGTGGGCCGATCAACAAGGCCGCCTACGCGTTTTCCGTGGGACTGCTCGCTTCGCAAAGTTATGCACCCATGGCCGCGACCATGGCCGCAGGCATGGTGCCGCCGATTGGCCTGGGCATCGCCACGTTCATTGCCCGCCGCAAATTCGCCAAGACCGAGCGCGAGGCCGGTAAAGCAGCGCTGGTGCTGGGGCTGTGCTTCATCTCCGAAGGTGCGATTCCGTTCGCCGCCAAGGACCCGCTGCGGGTGATCCCGGCCAGCATCGCCGGCGGCGCGCTGACCGGGGCGCTGTCGATGTACTTCGGCTGCAAACTCATGGCGCCTCACGGCGGGCTGTTCGTGATGCTGATCCCCAACGCCATCAATCACGCGCTGCTGTACCTGTTGGCGATCGTCGCGGGAAGCCTGGTGACGGGCGTGGCGTATGCGCTGCTCAAGCGGCCGGAAGCGGTGGAAATGGCGTTGGAGCCGGCCAAGGCCTGA